From Ostrinia nubilalis chromosome 25, ilOstNubi1.1, whole genome shotgun sequence, a single genomic window includes:
- the LOC135084022 gene encoding retinol dehydrogenase 11-like translates to MSSTFPRQLVLAFLAVKFIFIIIYETLTRGKGKCKCTTKLEGKVALVTGGNSGIGFETAKDLARRGATVVIASRNIEKSEAAVKDIIEATGNRNVFYKSLNLLKFSSIEKFADEFNKAYDRLDILVNNSGSSLAKQSLSEDGVEKVIQTNYVGPFLLTELLMDKLKASQPSRIVIVASVAHEFHDIDAEDVVGMKPAGVWTRYSNSKMYNILWAKALAKRLPKGVTANALHPGVVKTEIFNVLSIKVRNIVLWVIGTFFKNSEEGAQTTIHLCVAPSLEGVSGEYFEDCRMSAANRVTNDEKLVDKVWESTMTLVKDRLPKSL, encoded by the coding sequence ATGTCTTCAACATTTCCACGGCAGTTAGTGCTCGCATTTTTAGCtgtgaaatttattttcatcataatCTATGAGACGCTGACCCGAGGAAAGGGAAAATGCAAGTGTACAACCAAACTTGAGGGGAAAGTCGCCTTGGTCACTGGAGGTAATTCTGGAATAGGGTTTGAGACAGCCAAAGACTTGGCCAGAAGAGGAGCAACAGTCGTCATTGCTTCTAGAAACATAGAAAAATCCGAAGCAGCTGTTAAAGACATCATTGAAGCTACTGGGAATCGAAACGTCTTCTACAAGAGTCTCAATCTTCTCAAATTCTCTAGTATAGAGAAATTCGCTGACGAATTCAACAAAGCCTACGATCGGCTTGATATACTTGTGAACAACTCTGGGTCTTCATTAGCTAAGCAGTCCCTGAGCGAAGACGGTGTAGAAAAAGTGATACAAACAAACTATGTAGGCCCATTTCTTCTGACGGAGTTGCTTATGGACAAATTAAAGGCTTCTCAACCGAGTCGGATAGTGATAGTTGCGTCGGTAGCACACGAATTCCATGATATTGATGCAGAAGATGTAGTTGGAATGAAACCGGCAGGAGTTTGGACGAGATATTCCAATAGTAAAATGTACAATATCCTTTGGGCAAAAGCGTTGGCGAAACGACTTCCTAAGGGAGTAACAGCAAATGCCTTGCATCCAGGGGTTGTGAAGACTGagatatttaatgttttatcaATTAAGGTTAGGAATATAGTGCTGTGGGTGATAGGGACATTTTTCAAGAACTCCGAAGAAGGAGCTCAGACTACGATCCATTTGTGTGTGGCACCAAGCCTCGAGGGGGTTTCTGGGGAGTATTTCGAAGATTGTAGGATGAGTGCAGCTAACAGAGTGACGAATGACGAGAAGTTAGTAGATAAAGTCTGGGAGAGCACTATGACGTTGGTAAAAGATCGACTGCCTAAGTCTTTATAG
- the LOC135084117 gene encoding retinol dehydrogenase 12-like has translation MVLYLIIQYFAEFCLCSLIVTILSIVCVRFIGEKNVPCKCTARLDGKTVLVTGGSMGIGLATARDLARRGARLILTCVNEHTAKAAAEELIATTGNQDIHYRQLDLSSFDNIQNFAQDINENFDKLHILLNNAGKSCQPTEKIRITEDGLESTMQVNFVGLALLTLLLLPKLNASKPSRIVNTSSKAFKTHQFILDDITTYRPMFALKIYSNSKLCVLLWTKALSRRLSDGITANALHPGTVNTNIYVTKNDRLMNYIFTKLVRFVFKTPVEGAQTSIHCCVASSLEGVTGQYLADCQISESVEAFDDFEYTEKIWEKTMAVIKSRLPDEVLKQITVSHK, from the coding sequence ATGGTTTTGTATCTGATCATCCAGTACTTTGCGGAATTCTGTCTGTGCTCGTTAATTGTCACCATCTTGTCCATAGTTTGTGTGCGCTTTATCGGAGAGAAAAATGTGCCCTGCAAGTGTACAGCTCGATTGGATGGGAAGACTGTGCTGGTGACTGGAGGCAGCATGGGCATCGGACTGGCCACAGCTCGGGACTTGGCTCGGCGCGGCGCCAGGCTCATCCTCACGTGCGTCAACGAACACACGGCCAAGGCAGCGGCCGAGGAGCTGATCGCTACCACCGGCAACCAAGACATCCACTACAGGCAACTAGATCTATCCAGCTTCGACAATATACAAAACTTCGCTCAAGATATCAACGAAAACTTCGACAAACTACACATACTACTCAACAACGCCGGGAAATCATGTCAACCAACGGAAAAAATTAGAATCACCGAAGATGGTCTTGAATCAACGATGCAAGTGAACTTCGTCGGACTTGCACTTCTGACCCTTCTTCTTCTCCCTAAATTGAATGCTTCGAAGCCGAGTCGGATCGTCAATACATCTTCAAAAGCGTTTAAAACTCACCAATTTATACTCGATGATATTACTACCTACCGGCCTATGTTTGCGTTGAAGATATACTCAAACAGTAAGCTCTGTGTGTTATTGTGGACCAAAGCGCTGTCCAGGCGTTTGTCAGACGGGATAACCGCGAACGCTTTACATCCAGGGACGGTGAATACAAATATATACGTGACTAAGAACGATCGCTTAATGAATTACATATTTACGAAATTGGTACGGTTTGTCTTTAAAACGCCGGTAGAAGGCGCCCAGACTTCCATCCACTGCTGCGTGGCCAGCAGCCTCGAAGGCGTCACGGGACAGTACCTAGCAGACTGTCAGATATCAGAATCTGTAGAAGCTTTTGATGATTTTGAATACACAGAAAAAATTTGGGAGAAAACCATGGCAGTTATTAAAAGCAGACTTCCTGATGAAGTCTTGAAACAAATTACAGTTTCTCACAAATAA